GGTCCGGACCGGCCGCCAGCGACTCCAGCAGGTTGCGGAAGTGCTCCAGCACCCGCCCGACCTCGTCGGGACGGAAGCGTGCGTCGTGGAAGGTGCAGTCCAGCAGCATCTCCTCCCCGGAGGGGGAGACGGTCACGGAGAGGGGATAGTCGTCGCTCTCCAGCCCCCACATGTCCTTCACGCCGAAGCGGTCGCGGGCGGTGGGGTCCACGGGGTAGTTCTGGAACGACAGGAAGCTCTCGAAGAGCGGCCGGCCGCGGGGCACCTCGCTCCACCTCTGCACCTGCACCAGGGGGGAGAACTCGTACTCCCGCGTCTCCACCTGCCTGCGGTGCAGCCTCTCCAGCCAGGCGAGGACGGGGGCGTCGGGCGGGACCCGGACCCGCACGGGGAGGGTGCCGACGAACATGCCGACCATCTCCTCCATCCCCTCCAGCTCCGGCGGGCGCCCGGATACCGAGGTGCCGAAGAGCACGTCCTCCTCGCCGGAGTACCGGGCGAGCAGGAGCGCCCAGGCCCCCTGCGCCGCCGTGTTGGCCGTGACCTGTCCGCGGCGGGCCAGCGCGTGGAGCGCGGCCGTTGCCGGCGGCGACAGACGGGCGGAGCACCGCCCCGCCTCCATCCGCGCCTCCGCGTCACCCACCGCGGCACGCCCAATCCCGAGCGGGGTGGGAGTGGAGAACCCGGCGAGCTCGCCCCTCCAGAAGCGCTCCGCGCCCGCGAGGTCCTGGCGCTTGATCCAGGCGATGTAGTCGCGGTAGGGGCGGGGGTGCCCCAGCCTCGCCTGGCGCCCTTCCAGGCCGGCCTCGTAGAGCGCGAGCACCTCGCGGTACACGTTGGCCAGGCTCCACCCGTCCAGCACCAGGTGGTGGTGCGTCCACACCAGCTGGTGCGCCGCGTCGCCAAGCCGGAAGAGCGCGAGCCGCATCAGCGGCGGCTGCGCCAGGTCGAACCCGGCTTCCCGGTCGGCGCGCAGGTACTCCGCGATCCTCCTCGCCTGCTCCTCCTCGTCCACCCCCCGCCAGTCCTCGTGCCGGAAAGGGAGCGCCGCCTCCCTGCGCACGACCTGTAGCGGCGCGTCCACCTTCTCCCACACGAACCCGGTCCGCAGCACCGGGTGCCGCTCCACCACCCCACGCCACGCCCGCTCGAACACATCCACGTCCAGGCCGGTCGCGAGCCTCGCCCCGAACTGCCCGACGTACACGCCGGAGCCCTGGTCGGAGATGGCATGGAAGAGCATCCCTTCCTGTGCAGGAGACAGGGGGTACACGTCCTCCATAATCGTGCGCTTGCTCATGTCGTCCCTTCGTCCGGGCAGAAGCCGTTTCCCGACCTGCCTCCGGGGCCCCGGCCGAGCTCGGGAGGAGGAGCGAAGCGTACAGACGGCCGAACTGAGATTAGATGTCCTTACCTATGGGCATGACGTGCGTGGGCTGCCGCAGCCCGTTTCTCCGTCGGCAGCCGGGGCGAAACCGCGTGGAAGAAGGCCGGCCGCTCCCTTCAACCCCCGGTACATGTTAACATAGTCGCATTGTGATCGCAACTATACCGCAAATATCCGCACTACGACCAGGGAGCGCTGCCGCGCACGGAAGGAACTACGGTGTGGGCACGCCGCCCTGCGCGCGGGACCACGTGTTGTTCCCTCGGCTGACGTCCGGAAAGAGCTTCTCGGGATCGACCTCCACCCGGACCGGAGCGCCGCTCACGGCGACGTCCACCGTCGCCGTCCGGCTCCCCGCCGCCAGCCACGCGGCCACCGGGATCTCCGCCCGCGCGGTGGCCCCGGACGCCGTCGTCACCACGACCACGGCGGGGACCGGGACCTCGCCCACGTCGCGCACGGTCACCCTCACGGTCCCGGGCCTCGCCACCTCCACCCTCTCGACCGCCAGATCGGACGTGCCGGTCTCCCACCACCACGGGTAGAAGAACCAGCCGAGGTCTCGCCCGGAGACCCGCTCGAAGGTGTTGAAGAAGTCCCAGGGCGTGGGGTGCCGGAACCGCCACTCCGCCAGGTAGGCGTCCATCGCCCGGCGGAAGGGCTCCTCCCCCACCACGGCGCGGAGGGAACGGAGGAGGAGCGCCGGCTTGGAGTAGGCCGCGATGTAGCGGGCCCCGTAGGGGCTCACCAGGTCGGTGTGCCGCATCAGGGGGACTTCGGACGGTCCCCCGGCCACCGACAGGTAGCCGGCGCGATCGGGGGCGAGGAGGTCGTCCTCGGGGAAGAGGTCGTTCCGGCCCAGCATCTCGTAGTAGGTGACCACGCCCTCGTCCATCCAGGCGTTCGCGGCCTCGTCGCTCCCCACCAGCATGGGGAACCACTGGTGCCCCACCTCGTGCACGATCCCGGAGTGCAGGTCCTTGGGGTCAGAGTACCCGCCGATGAAGACGATCTGCGGATACTCCATCCCGCCGGCCATGGGCCCCTCGGCCACGGTGACCTGCGGGTAGGGATAGGGAGCCAGCGTCCTGCTGAAGAACTCGACGGCGTGCCTGCCGAAGCGGGCGCCCTCGTCCCACGCGGGCGTGCCGGCGCGGTAGAGCGCGTGGACGAGGACGCTCCCCGCCTCCCCCCCGCCCCCCGCCACGGGCGCGGGGAGCACGTCCCACCGGTAGCGGTTGGAGGCGGCGAAGGCGAAGTCGCGGACGTCTTCGCCCCGGAATCGCCAGGTCAGCTTGCCGCCCGGGGGCGAGAGGGTGGCGCGGCCGGCGTCCAAGTCGGCCTCGGTGATCACCCGTACCACCGTGTCGGAGCGGGCGGCCGCGTCCAGGCGGCGGCGCGCCCCGGGGGCGAGCACCTCGCCCGGGTTCAGGAGCACGCCCGTCGCCCCCGCCACCCACCCGGCCGGCAGGGTGAGCGCAACGTCGAAGTCGCCGTACTCCAGGTAGAACTCCCCGTCTCCCAGGTACGGGGTGGCGTCCCACCCCGCCACGTCGTCGAAGACGGCCACCTGCGGGTACCACTGCGCCACCAGGAACCCCCTCCCCCGGCGCCCCTCCGCGTACGCGGTGCGGAAGCTTGGCGCGGGGGGGACGGTGTGCCGCCAGTCCGCCTCCAGCACGGCGCTGTCACCGGGAGCGATCGGCCGGGGAAGGACGATCCGGGCGAGGGTGCCCCGGACGGCGTAGCCGGCGGGTGCGCCCGCCGGGGGCTCGTCCCGCACCTCCTGCAGCTCGGCGGCGCCCAGGAGACGGAGCGCCTCCCCCTGTGCGGCGACGCGCTCCAGCTGCACTCCCCCGGTGACCGGCGCGAACCGGTTCCGCGGCACGCCCTCGGAGTAGATGTTCTGGTACAGGTTGAGCACCACCGAGCGGATCGGGTGCGGGGAGCGGTTTCGGTACACGATCCACTCCCGTCCGCGGAGAAGGGCGGTCGCGGGGTCCAGCTCAGCCTCGATCCGGTAGCTGACCTCCTGCTGCCAGTAGCGGGGCCCCGGCGCGCCCGTCGTGGTCCGCGTCCCCCGCTCTATCGCGGCGCGGAACG
This DNA window, taken from Longimicrobiaceae bacterium, encodes the following:
- a CDS encoding condensation domain-containing protein, with the protein product MSKRTIMEDVYPLSPAQEGMLFHAISDQGSGVYVGQFGARLATGLDVDVFERAWRGVVERHPVLRTGFVWEKVDAPLQVVRREAALPFRHEDWRGVDEEEQARRIAEYLRADREAGFDLAQPPLMRLALFRLGDAAHQLVWTHHHLVLDGWSLANVYREVLALYEAGLEGRQARLGHPRPYRDYIAWIKRQDLAGAERFWRGELAGFSTPTPLGIGRAAVGDAEARMEAGRCSARLSPPATAALHALARRGQVTANTAAQGAWALLLARYSGEEDVLFGTSVSGRPPELEGMEEMVGMFVGTLPVRVRVPPDAPVLAWLERLHRRQVETREYEFSPLVQVQRWSEVPRGRPLFESFLSFQNYPVDPTARDRFGVKDMWGLESDDYPLSVTVSPSGEEMLLDCTFHDARFRPDEVGRVLEHFRNLLESLAAGPD
- a CDS encoding M1 family metallopeptidase; the protein is MPKPGVPAVLFLALLAGACAGSGGPAAGPTPSDTATRHLLRPVPVPAAFRAAIERGTRTTTGAPGPRYWQQEVSYRIEAELDPATALLRGREWIVYRNRSPHPIRSVVLNLYQNIYSEGVPRNRFAPVTGGVQLERVAAQGEALRLLGAAELQEVRDEPPAGAPAGYAVRGTLARIVLPRPIAPGDSAVLEADWRHTVPPAPSFRTAYAEGRRGRGFLVAQWYPQVAVFDDVAGWDATPYLGDGEFYLEYGDFDVALTLPAGWVAGATGVLLNPGEVLAPGARRRLDAAARSDTVVRVITEADLDAGRATLSPPGGKLTWRFRGEDVRDFAFAASNRYRWDVLPAPVAGGGGEAGSVLVHALYRAGTPAWDEGARFGRHAVEFFSRTLAPYPYPQVTVAEGPMAGGMEYPQIVFIGGYSDPKDLHSGIVHEVGHQWFPMLVGSDEAANAWMDEGVVTYYEMLGRNDLFPEDDLLAPDRAGYLSVAGGPSEVPLMRHTDLVSPYGARYIAAYSKPALLLRSLRAVVGEEPFRRAMDAYLAEWRFRHPTPWDFFNTFERVSGRDLGWFFYPWWWETGTSDLAVERVEVARPGTVRVTVRDVGEVPVPAVVVVTTASGATARAEIPVAAWLAAGSRTATVDVAVSGAPVRVEVDPEKLFPDVSRGNNTWSRAQGGVPTP